A portion of the Nitratidesulfovibrio termitidis HI1 genome contains these proteins:
- a CDS encoding HAD family hydrolase: protein MANAKHTDANTAPDGMQPTNEPDRPLLPDRALLLDWGGTLMRVMPRWMGPQHGWTDEEPMPHAGDVLCALAARWRLALASNASESEEEPIRAALAPMGVGPLLAGVYTWRSAGSPKPWPPFWAHVLRDLGLPANRVVMIGDDWTGDVWGATQARMHGIWFDPPRNGTVRETRTAPRVRTMRDFRELPDLLAELGFAN, encoded by the coding sequence ATGGCGAACGCGAAACACACGGACGCGAACACCGCGCCGGACGGCATGCAACCCACGAACGAGCCCGACAGGCCATTGCTGCCTGACAGGGCGCTGCTGCTGGACTGGGGCGGCACGCTGATGCGCGTCATGCCCCGCTGGATGGGGCCGCAACACGGCTGGACCGACGAGGAACCCATGCCCCACGCGGGCGATGTGCTGTGTGCGCTGGCCGCACGCTGGCGGCTGGCCCTGGCATCCAATGCCTCGGAATCTGAAGAAGAGCCCATCCGCGCAGCCCTTGCCCCCATGGGCGTGGGACCGCTGCTGGCCGGGGTGTACACGTGGCGCTCGGCAGGGTCGCCCAAGCCCTGGCCGCCGTTCTGGGCCCACGTGCTGCGCGATTTGGGTCTGCCTGCCAATAGGGTCGTGATGATTGGTGATGACTGGACCGGCGATGTGTGGGGCGCCACGCAGGCGAGGATGCATGGCATCTGGTTCGATCCGCCGCGCAACGGAACCGTGCGCGAGACGCGCACCGCGCCCCGCGTGCGCACCATGCGCGACTTCCGCGAACTGCCCGACCTGCTGGCCGAACTGGGGTTCGCGAACTGA
- the murJ gene encoding murein biosynthesis integral membrane protein MurJ, whose amino-acid sequence MKLFTRTHQMGAAALIMAASVFASRFMGLLRDKVISYLFGATAEADIYFAAFVVPDFINYLLAGGYFSITLIPLLSERFERDPEDGWRFFAAAFWWITITICLLTGVAWWFAPELARVAAPGFDASSTARLVRFLRIILPAQAFFLPGACVTALLYMRRQFAVPAMGPLVYNGCIIGGGVLSWLLAPTRGMEGFCWGVLAGAALGSFALPLLAAARGGGVRLGPVLRHPGVRRFALLALPLMIGQSVVVLDEQFVRIFGSMTGEGAVSLLNYARRIMLVPVGVVAQAAGVASYPFLAALAAKGETDAFDATLSTALRNALAVIIPLSVWMLLAAEPTMRLIFQGGGFAAAETLASAPLLRVMLCGVAFWAVQQVVGRAFYAHQDTVTPAVVGTLATLAALPLYVLAGHAGTHGTLGVAVAGTAAVAVYTVALALVWRKRHGEGGLSGIIGCGAKSLALCAAAALPAWPALAYAPLLAPASPAGQLWGAFLALAISGPVFAGTYLLLARRFAPELAEPVLSRLRPLLARLRGGRQEG is encoded by the coding sequence ATGAAGCTGTTCACCCGCACCCACCAGATGGGCGCCGCCGCCCTGATCATGGCGGCCAGCGTCTTCGCCTCGCGGTTCATGGGCCTTCTGCGCGACAAGGTCATTTCCTACCTGTTCGGGGCCACGGCAGAGGCGGACATCTACTTCGCCGCCTTCGTGGTGCCCGACTTCATCAACTACCTGCTGGCGGGCGGCTACTTTTCCATTACCCTCATTCCCCTGCTGTCGGAGCGCTTCGAGCGCGATCCGGAGGACGGCTGGCGCTTCTTTGCCGCCGCGTTCTGGTGGATAACCATCACCATCTGCCTGTTGACCGGCGTGGCGTGGTGGTTTGCGCCGGAACTGGCCCGCGTGGCCGCGCCGGGCTTTGACGCATCATCCACGGCGCGGCTGGTGCGCTTCCTGCGCATCATCCTGCCCGCGCAGGCGTTCTTTCTGCCGGGGGCGTGCGTCACCGCGCTGCTGTACATGCGCCGCCAGTTCGCGGTGCCCGCCATGGGGCCGCTGGTGTACAACGGCTGCATCATCGGTGGCGGCGTGCTGTCGTGGCTGCTGGCCCCGACGCGCGGCATGGAGGGGTTCTGCTGGGGCGTGCTGGCGGGTGCGGCGCTGGGCAGCTTTGCCCTGCCGTTACTGGCTGCCGCGCGCGGCGGCGGGGTGCGGCTGGGACCGGTGCTGCGCCACCCCGGCGTGCGCCGTTTCGCCCTGCTGGCCCTGCCGCTGATGATCGGCCAGTCGGTGGTGGTGCTGGATGAGCAGTTCGTGCGCATCTTTGGCTCCATGACCGGCGAGGGCGCGGTGAGCCTGCTCAACTATGCCCGGCGCATCATGCTGGTGCCGGTGGGCGTGGTGGCCCAGGCTGCCGGGGTTGCTTCGTATCCGTTCCTGGCGGCGTTGGCCGCCAAGGGTGAAACCGACGCATTCGACGCCACGTTGTCCACGGCGCTGCGCAACGCCCTGGCGGTGATCATTCCCCTGTCCGTGTGGATGCTGCTGGCGGCGGAACCCACCATGCGCCTGATCTTTCAGGGCGGGGGGTTTGCCGCCGCAGAAACCCTGGCCTCCGCGCCACTTCTGCGCGTGATGCTGTGCGGCGTGGCCTTCTGGGCCGTGCAACAGGTGGTGGGCCGGGCCTTCTATGCCCATCAGGATACGGTGACCCCGGCTGTGGTGGGCACCCTGGCCACGCTGGCCGCGTTGCCGCTGTATGTGCTGGCGGGCCACGCGGGTACGCACGGCACCCTTGGCGTGGCCGTGGCGGGCACGGCGGCGGTGGCCGTGTACACCGTGGCGCTGGCCCTTGTCTGGCGCAAGCGCCATGGTGAGGGTGGACTTTCCGGCATCATCGGGTGCGGCGCGAAATCTCTGGCGCTGTGCGCCGCCGCCGCGCTGCCTGCCTGGCCCGCGCTGGCCTACGCGCCGCTGCTGGCCCCGGCGAGCCCGGCGGGCCAACTGTGGGGGGCGTTTCTGGCGCTGGCCATCAGCGGCCCGGTGTTCGCCGGAACATATCTGCTGCTGGCGCGCCGCTTTGCCCCGGAACTGGCGGAACCGGTGCTGTCGCGGCTGCGTCCGTTGCTGGCCCGCCTGCGGGGTGGGCGGCAGGAAGGCTGA
- a CDS encoding transposase gives MKRRVWDSKSKARIVLEGLQGRSVASICSEYQITQGMYYRWRDTLLANAALAFEVGATNRREERLATENQKLKQAVGELTLELKKNDW, from the coding sequence ATGAAACGCCGAGTCTGGGACAGCAAAAGCAAGGCCCGCATTGTGCTTGAGGGATTGCAGGGTCGCTCTGTGGCAAGCATTTGCAGTGAGTATCAAATCACTCAGGGTATGTATTACCGCTGGCGCGACACGTTGTTGGCCAATGCCGCCCTGGCTTTTGAGGTGGGCGCCACTAACCGACGAGAAGAACGCCTTGCGACAGAGAACCAAAAACTCAAGCAAGCCGTTGGCGAACTGACGCTGGAGTTAAAAAAAAACGACTGGTAA
- a CDS encoding IS3 family transposase — translation MVSGKRRSGQAQLQRDAELLPLIESLKMEHPFWGYRRVWATLRYKNGLIINVKRVARLMRLHGLGVKRAALRAKRTPSGSKPRPVRPCQWWGIDMTKVMTEGGWVYIVLVVDWFSKKIVGHHADYRSRSHEWLQALDTAIQTHFPGGVRGHGLSLMSDNGCQPTGTAFMRDCATLGITQAFTSYNNPKGNADTERTMRTIKEELFWLHEWRSLEHLNRALSDWIENFNTTYLHSALGWKTPQGVHQQANKTWRNSPLKAA, via the coding sequence CTGGTAAGCGGCAAGCGCCGATCCGGCCAGGCCCAGCTTCAGCGCGATGCCGAACTCTTGCCGTTGATCGAGTCCCTGAAAATGGAACATCCCTTTTGGGGCTATCGCCGCGTATGGGCCACCCTTCGGTATAAAAACGGCCTGATCATCAACGTCAAACGAGTGGCACGCCTGATGCGTCTGCATGGCCTTGGGGTGAAGCGCGCAGCCTTGCGGGCAAAGCGCACCCCTTCCGGAAGCAAGCCGCGCCCCGTCCGCCCGTGTCAGTGGTGGGGCATCGACATGACCAAGGTCATGACGGAAGGCGGCTGGGTGTATATCGTGCTGGTGGTGGACTGGTTTTCCAAGAAGATCGTGGGCCACCATGCCGACTACCGGAGCCGGAGCCATGAGTGGCTGCAAGCTCTGGATACGGCTATCCAGACGCACTTTCCCGGAGGCGTCCGGGGGCACGGCCTGAGCCTGATGAGCGACAACGGCTGCCAACCGACAGGAACGGCTTTTATGCGCGACTGCGCGACTCTCGGCATCACGCAGGCGTTTACCAGCTACAACAATCCCAAAGGGAACGCGGATACCGAGCGGACAATGCGTACGATCAAGGAAGAGCTCTTCTGGCTGCACGAATGGCGTAGCCTGGAACACCTCAACCGCGCCCTCTCTGACTGGATAGAAAACTTCAACACCACATACCTGCATTCGGCGCTTGGCTGGAAGACTCCGCAAGGCGTCCATCAGCAGGCAAACAAAACCTGGAGGAATTCTCCCTTAAAGGCCGCTTGA
- a CDS encoding PilZ domain-containing protein, with the protein MTTRTGVPSSVIPSACRGVVYVTEPDGHYGRYQPVELHDISLNGVGFRMPPNAELDMRLADAEFEVIFRLDDSNPPVRMRCRSTRNERGKGATRVGASFIGGDTASHALMERYFVQ; encoded by the coding sequence GTGACGACACGGACAGGCGTTCCTTCGAGCGTCATCCCATCCGCCTGCCGGGGGGTGGTGTACGTCACCGAGCCGGACGGCCATTACGGACGCTACCAGCCCGTGGAACTGCACGACATCTCGCTGAACGGCGTGGGTTTTCGGATGCCCCCCAATGCCGAATTGGACATGCGTCTGGCCGACGCCGAATTCGAGGTGATCTTTCGCCTGGACGACAGCAACCCGCCGGTGCGCATGCGCTGCCGCAGCACCCGCAACGAGCGCGGCAAGGGCGCCACGCGGGTTGGCGCGTCGTTCATTGGCGGTGATACCGCCAGCCATGCCCTCATGGAACGCTACTTCGTCCAGTAG
- a CDS encoding sigma-54-dependent transcriptional regulator, which produces MADVLVIDPTRRYREYLVPAITAAGHACRVVSTCEEAVASGRRRACDVVLLDVDTPGPDGLACLPELSAMRGQPEVLALTALRTGNRAEDAIRAGAWDVLLHPIPESSVRQVLERCLYHHAAKVALIGQANIKRGDIIGASLPLERCLHSLGVAARTDTNVLILGETGTGKELFARAVHENSERAGRGFIVVDCTNLPSTLAESILFGHERGSFTGAEAARDGLFKQADGGTIFLDEIGDLDLSVQKSLLRVLQERTFRPISARNEVRSDFRLVAATNCDIEDMVRRGAFRKDLFHRLKTRIIQLPPLRERRDDIEPLARHYVDRICRQHRLAAKQMSPDFVDAVQIYHWPGNVRDLINALHYAVQAAFAEQRLYPQHLPVEIRGHVMRARRDLGPAREHEEEVYPPMPDGGAVMAEPGNGTGGNGRDHGVEPGPFGPAGLPGYSDAPGQPGAYVQSGAYGLSGGPGLPGGAAMAGGAGMPGQAVQSVHSGAGGAFVMAGADRHGEPRAMAAPSSDTCPPPVERERFGFANEVFPSFRSAREVTMDRMESAYLMELIRRSRGEIASAIALSGLSRARLYELLQKHSISLRTGN; this is translated from the coding sequence ATGGCAGACGTTCTGGTGATTGATCCCACGCGGCGGTACAGGGAATACCTTGTGCCCGCCATTACCGCTGCCGGGCATGCGTGCCGCGTGGTTTCCACCTGCGAGGAGGCCGTGGCCAGCGGGCGTCGCCGTGCGTGCGACGTGGTGCTGCTGGACGTGGATACGCCCGGCCCGGATGGGCTGGCCTGCCTGCCGGAACTGTCCGCCATGCGCGGACAGCCGGAGGTGCTGGCCCTTACGGCCCTGCGCACGGGAAACCGGGCGGAGGACGCCATCCGCGCCGGGGCGTGGGATGTGCTGCTGCACCCCATCCCCGAATCCTCGGTCCGCCAGGTGCTGGAACGCTGCCTGTACCATCACGCCGCCAAGGTGGCCCTGATCGGCCAGGCCAACATCAAGCGCGGTGACATCATCGGCGCCAGCCTGCCGCTGGAGCGCTGCCTGCACTCGCTGGGCGTGGCCGCCCGCACCGACACCAACGTGCTGATCCTGGGCGAAACGGGCACCGGCAAGGAATTGTTCGCGCGGGCCGTGCACGAGAACAGCGAACGTGCCGGGCGCGGCTTCATCGTGGTGGACTGCACCAACCTGCCGAGCACCCTGGCCGAAAGCATCCTGTTCGGGCACGAGCGCGGATCGTTCACCGGGGCCGAGGCCGCGCGCGACGGCCTGTTCAAGCAGGCCGACGGCGGCACCATCTTTCTGGACGAAATCGGCGACCTGGATCTTTCGGTGCAGAAGTCGCTGCTGCGGGTGCTGCAGGAACGCACCTTTCGTCCCATCAGCGCCCGCAACGAGGTGCGCAGCGATTTCCGCCTGGTGGCCGCCACCAACTGCGACATCGAGGACATGGTGCGGCGCGGGGCCTTTCGCAAGGATCTGTTCCACCGCCTGAAGACCCGCATCATCCAGTTGCCCCCCCTGCGCGAGCGGCGCGACGACATCGAACCGCTGGCCCGGCACTACGTGGACCGCATCTGCCGCCAGCACCGCCTGGCCGCCAAGCAGATGTCACCCGACTTCGTGGATGCGGTGCAGATCTACCACTGGCCGGGCAACGTGCGCGACCTGATCAACGCCCTGCACTACGCGGTGCAGGCGGCCTTTGCCGAACAGCGGCTGTACCCCCAGCATCTGCCGGTGGAGATTCGCGGCCACGTCATGCGCGCCCGGCGCGATCTGGGCCCCGCGCGCGAGCATGAAGAAGAGGTATACCCGCCCATGCCCGATGGGGGGGCGGTCATGGCAGAACCTGGGAACGGAACCGGGGGCAACGGCCGTGACCACGGGGTGGAGCCCGGCCCGTTCGGCCCTGCCGGTCTGCCTGGATATTCTGACGCGCCCGGTCAACCTGGTGCGTATGTGCAGTCCGGCGCGTACGGCCTGTCCGGTGGACCTGGCCTGCCGGGCGGCGCTGCCATGGCCGGAGGGGCGGGGATGCCGGGTCAGGCGGTTCAGTCCGTTCATTCGGGCGCTGGCGGGGCATTCGTCATGGCCGGTGCCGACCGGCACGGTGAGCCTCGCGCCATGGCAGCGCCATCGTCGGACACCTGTCCGCCGCCCGTGGAGCGGGAGCGGTTCGGCTTCGCCAACGAGGTGTTCCCCTCGTTCCGTTCCGCGCGCGAGGTGACCATGGACCGCATGGAGTCCGCCTATCTCATGGAACTCATCCGGCGCAGCCGGGGCGAGATAGCCTCGGCCATCGCCCTTTCCGGCCTTTCACGCGCCCGGCTGTACGAGTTGCTGCAGAAGCATTCCATTTCGTTGCGCACCGGCAACTGA
- a CDS encoding methyl-accepting chemotaxis protein, whose amino-acid sequence MKLTILRKLLILVICIVLLTAAAIFGTAHHFMKRGFADESAQAVTRLRDVVARNIGDRSAKFLEEAALVAQHADFVAAVAAGDGARAAELARRLMREVGSDFMTVTDDKGNVLARGHSDKKGDSVLDQETVRRALRGDATVGVISGTVVPFTLRAGAPIRHDGKVVGTVAIGTSLVREGFVDDIKSFTGLEVTVFKGDTRVMTTIVRDGKRAIGTRMDNPRVMETVFSAGKTFLARNQILGSEYETAYWPILDMEGKTIGMWFIGMPVASILAAQDRVTDSSLAVMAGVLPVMIAVAWLLARALSRPIARTTAFATSVAGGDLDSELTVRTGDEVGQLADALRSMVGTLRDKIGEAQEQTRLAAEETKKAQQATAEAEEARARGEQARREGMLHAARELEGIVDIVSAASEELSAQIEQSSRGAELQSRRTGETAVAMEEMNATVLEVARSAGLAADTAGDAKAKASAGSGIVEAMIDGIGVVQRHSETLNRDMDALGKSTERIGAILGVISDIADQTNLLALNAAIEAARAGDAGRGFAVVADEVRKLAEKTMTATREVGEAIGGIQQGAKVSIAQVGETAREVESVTGRAREAGQSLGAIVALADSVSDQVRSIATASEEQSAASDEINRAVEEVNRISTETSDAMRQSALAVGELAAQAQKLKAIIEQMQRENA is encoded by the coding sequence ATGAAACTGACGATTCTTCGCAAATTGCTCATCCTGGTCATCTGTATCGTGCTGCTGACGGCAGCGGCCATTTTCGGCACGGCCCATCATTTCATGAAGCGCGGTTTCGCCGATGAATCGGCGCAGGCGGTAACCCGGCTGCGCGACGTGGTGGCGCGCAACATCGGCGACCGTTCCGCGAAATTTCTGGAAGAAGCCGCCCTGGTGGCGCAACACGCGGATTTCGTGGCCGCAGTGGCGGCTGGCGACGGTGCGCGTGCGGCTGAACTGGCCAGGCGGCTGATGCGCGAGGTGGGGTCGGACTTCATGACCGTCACCGACGACAAGGGCAACGTGCTGGCGCGCGGCCATTCGGACAAGAAGGGCGATTCCGTGCTCGACCAGGAGACCGTGCGCCGGGCCCTGCGCGGCGACGCCACGGTGGGGGTCATCTCCGGCACGGTGGTGCCGTTCACCCTGCGCGCGGGTGCGCCCATCCGCCACGACGGCAAGGTGGTGGGCACGGTGGCCATCGGCACCTCTCTGGTACGCGAGGGCTTCGTGGACGACATCAAGTCGTTCACCGGCCTGGAGGTTACCGTGTTCAAGGGCGACACGCGCGTCATGACCACCATCGTGCGCGACGGCAAGCGGGCCATCGGCACGCGCATGGACAACCCCAGGGTGATGGAGACGGTGTTCAGCGCGGGCAAGACCTTTCTGGCGCGCAACCAGATTCTGGGCAGCGAATACGAAACGGCCTACTGGCCCATCCTGGACATGGAGGGCAAGACCATCGGCATGTGGTTCATCGGCATGCCGGTGGCCAGCATCCTCGCCGCCCAGGACCGGGTGACCGATTCGTCGCTGGCCGTGATGGCGGGCGTGCTGCCGGTGATGATCGCGGTGGCCTGGCTGCTGGCGCGCGCCCTGTCGCGGCCCATAGCGCGCACCACCGCCTTTGCCACGTCCGTGGCCGGGGGCGACCTGGATTCCGAGCTTACCGTGCGCACGGGTGACGAGGTGGGCCAGCTGGCCGACGCCCTGCGGTCCATGGTGGGTACGCTCAGGGACAAGATCGGCGAGGCCCAGGAGCAGACCCGCCTTGCGGCGGAAGAGACGAAGAAGGCCCAGCAGGCCACGGCGGAGGCCGAAGAGGCCCGCGCACGCGGCGAACAGGCCCGGCGCGAGGGCATGCTGCACGCCGCGCGCGAACTGGAAGGCATCGTGGACATCGTTTCCGCCGCGTCGGAAGAACTTTCGGCGCAGATCGAACAGTCCTCTCGCGGGGCGGAACTGCAAAGCCGCCGCACCGGCGAGACCGCCGTGGCCATGGAAGAGATGAACGCCACCGTGCTTGAGGTGGCCCGCAGCGCAGGCCTTGCGGCGGATACGGCGGGCGACGCCAAGGCCAAGGCCTCCGCCGGGTCGGGCATCGTGGAGGCCATGATCGACGGCATCGGCGTGGTGCAGCGCCATTCCGAAACCCTGAACCGTGACATGGACGCCCTGGGCAAGAGCACCGAGCGCATCGGGGCCATTCTGGGCGTGATTTCCGACATTGCCGACCAGACCAACCTGCTGGCGTTGAATGCCGCCATCGAAGCCGCGCGCGCAGGGGATGCCGGGCGCGGCTTTGCCGTGGTGGCCGACGAGGTGCGCAAGCTGGCCGAAAAGACCATGACCGCCACAAGGGAAGTGGGCGAGGCCATCGGCGGCATCCAGCAGGGGGCCAAGGTAAGCATCGCCCAGGTGGGCGAGACGGCGCGCGAGGTGGAAAGCGTCACCGGCAGGGCGCGCGAGGCGGGGCAGTCGCTGGGGGCCATCGTGGCCCTGGCCGATTCCGTGTCCGACCAGGTGCGCTCCATCGCCACCGCCAGCGAAGAGCAGTCCGCCGCCTCCGACGAGATCAACCGGGCCGTGGAAGAGGTGAACCGCATCTCCACCGAGACCAGCGACGCCATGCGCCAGTCGGCCCTGGCCGTGGGCGAGCTTGCGGCGCAGGCCCAGAAGCTGAAGGCCATCATCGAGCAGATGCAGCGCGAAAACGCCTGA
- a CDS encoding HD domain-containing phosphohydrolase: MTAPLTILVIDDDPQVRGSLADFLSDSGYEVVQAGDGRAGLDAWQAHQPDLVLVDLRMPVLDGISVIRAITASGKGTPVVVVSGTGVLRDAVAALREGAWDYLTKPLEDMGALEHTVERCLERARLLAENEAYRVGLEARIAERTRELSTAYDRLSGMMEATVDSLSRVTNLKDAYTGTHQARVTVLATAMARRLGMPDDEVEAVRVAGMLHDIGKLCIPAQYLLKPTVLDAHEMAFLRQHPQFGHDILERIPFPHPVARMVLQHHERLDGSGYPHGVSGDALLPGARILGVADVAEAMCSHRPYRPAHCLEAAMDELSAGSGTLYAADVVDACLDLLRGNHADMPDVAEVLRQLRSGDAVCS; this comes from the coding sequence ATGACCGCACCACTCACCATCCTGGTCATCGACGACGACCCGCAGGTTCGCGGCTCGCTGGCCGACTTTCTGTCGGACAGCGGCTACGAGGTCGTGCAGGCCGGGGATGGCCGCGCCGGGCTGGATGCCTGGCAGGCGCACCAGCCGGATCTTGTGCTGGTGGACCTGCGCATGCCGGTGCTGGACGGGATTTCGGTCATCCGGGCCATCACGGCCTCGGGCAAAGGCACCCCCGTGGTGGTGGTTTCCGGTACCGGCGTGCTGCGCGACGCCGTGGCCGCCCTGCGCGAAGGCGCCTGGGACTACCTGACCAAGCCCCTGGAAGACATGGGCGCCCTGGAACACACCGTGGAACGCTGCCTGGAACGGGCGCGCCTGCTGGCGGAAAACGAGGCCTACCGGGTCGGACTGGAGGCGCGCATCGCCGAGCGCACCCGCGAACTGAGCACCGCCTACGACCGGCTCAGCGGCATGATGGAAGCCACGGTGGATTCGCTGTCGCGGGTCACCAACCTGAAGGACGCCTACACCGGCACCCACCAGGCCAGGGTCACCGTGCTGGCCACCGCCATGGCCCGCAGGCTGGGCATGCCCGACGACGAGGTGGAGGCCGTGCGGGTGGCGGGCATGCTGCACGACATCGGCAAGCTGTGCATCCCCGCCCAGTACCTGCTGAAGCCCACCGTGCTCGACGCCCACGAAATGGCCTTCCTGCGCCAGCACCCCCAGTTCGGGCACGACATCCTGGAACGCATCCCCTTTCCCCACCCCGTGGCGCGCATGGTCTTGCAGCACCATGAACGGCTGGACGGCTCCGGCTACCCGCACGGGGTATCCGGCGATGCCCTGCTGCCCGGGGCGCGCATCCTGGGCGTGGCCGACGTGGCCGAGGCCATGTGCTCGCACCGCCCCTACCGCCCCGCCCATTGTCTGGAAGCGGCCATGGACGAACTTTCCGCGGGCAGCGGCACCCTGTACGCCGCCGATGTGGTGGACGCCTGCCTGGACCTTTTGCGCGGCAACCACGCCGACATGCCGGATGTGGCCGAAGTGCTGCGCCAGTTGCGCAGTGGCGACGCCGTGTGCTCGTGA
- a CDS encoding PAS domain-containing protein: MTSNDPTFGSAGLHARLRHLEDQARFTLDVLDMAFNLGDFQTCINRLEEPSALLDEAVARIGELVQFSVTAFYLVDEHTSDFVLGLCRPSEEGPAIEREVERLIETGVFALAVRENRPITVYSSDNSHRLVLSVLATTSRVRGMFIGAMPRTEKNLSGILLSLLSLILKHCANAIESFELYRLLREHERRQREFIDTLSVTVFETDPAGVLRSLNRAASDQFGIDPAALPPAAGLLDLLAPDERPRMASAIAATLRDGQPASLACTAMHASGATFPAVLHLAPCMHEGLCTGLRGVVGRHPAT, encoded by the coding sequence ATGACTAGCAACGATCCCACCTTTGGCAGCGCGGGCCTGCATGCCCGGCTGCGCCACCTGGAAGACCAGGCCCGGTTCACGCTCGACGTGCTGGACATGGCCTTCAACCTCGGCGACTTCCAGACCTGCATCAACCGGCTGGAAGAACCCTCCGCCCTGCTGGACGAGGCCGTGGCGCGCATCGGCGAACTGGTGCAGTTCTCGGTGACGGCGTTCTATCTGGTGGACGAGCACACCTCGGACTTCGTGCTGGGCCTGTGCCGCCCCAGCGAGGAAGGACCGGCCATCGAACGCGAGGTGGAACGGCTCATCGAGACCGGGGTGTTCGCCCTGGCCGTGCGCGAAAACCGGCCCATCACCGTGTATTCCTCCGACAACAGCCACCGCCTGGTGCTCAGCGTGCTGGCCACCACCTCGCGCGTGCGGGGGATGTTCATCGGGGCCATGCCGCGCACCGAAAAGAACCTTTCCGGCATCCTGCTTTCGCTGCTCTCGCTCATCCTCAAGCACTGCGCCAACGCCATCGAAAGCTTCGAGCTGTACCGGCTGCTGCGCGAGCACGAACGCCGCCAGCGCGAATTCATCGACACGCTGTCCGTCACGGTGTTCGAAACCGACCCGGCAGGCGTGCTGCGCTCGCTGAACCGCGCCGCCTCCGACCAGTTCGGCATCGACCCGGCAGCCCTGCCCCCGGCGGCGGGCCTGCTGGACCTGCTGGCCCCGGACGAGCGCCCCCGCATGGCCTCCGCCATCGCCGCAACGCTGCGCGACGGACAGCCCGCCTCGCTGGCCTGCACGGCCATGCACGCATCCGGCGCCACCTTCCCCGCCGTGCTGCACCTGGCCCCCTGCATGCACGAAGGGCTGTGCACCGGCCTGCGCGGCGTGGTGGGCCGTCACCCGGCGACATAG
- a CDS encoding HDOD domain-containing protein — translation MTRISITELKPGMRVADDIRDGNGRLLFKCGDVLSPAGLRILKIWGVTEAAVIGEDDGEGDMPPTVAARFDEAMERTRAHFALHDPANQHVAALMRHCAMRLAASSPPWPAPPGEAPSPVRPDPAPRPVALESVLREDMRFGTLPSVFHRLVEVVNDPRSSAADAAEIISKDTDLSARLLRIANSAYYGLRARIETITRAVSIIGTNQLVSLAMGVSVVTAFRGVPQDLVDMRAFWTHSIACGVAARILAGLHRMSNSERFFVAGLLHDLGRLAIYGQLPDHGRLLLAEARTRGATVRSLERDIVGFTHDEMGGAILRQWKCPVSLERNVQRHHTPESASGSCEPAIMAVADLLANALGYGTSGEVLVPPLTDEGWAALALPPGAVVQTANQMEYQVLEIIRFLETHD, via the coding sequence ATGACACGCATCAGCATCACAGAACTGAAACCAGGCATGCGCGTGGCCGACGACATCCGCGACGGCAACGGACGCCTGCTGTTCAAGTGCGGCGACGTGCTCTCGCCCGCGGGCCTGCGCATCCTCAAGATCTGGGGCGTCACCGAGGCGGCCGTCATCGGCGAAGACGACGGCGAGGGCGACATGCCGCCCACCGTGGCCGCCCGCTTCGACGAGGCCATGGAGCGCACCCGGGCCCACTTCGCCCTGCACGACCCGGCCAACCAGCACGTGGCCGCGCTGATGCGCCATTGCGCCATGCGCCTTGCCGCCTCGTCCCCGCCGTGGCCCGCCCCCCCGGGCGAAGCCCCCAGCCCGGTACGGCCGGACCCGGCCCCCCGCCCGGTGGCGCTGGAATCGGTCCTGCGAGAGGACATGCGTTTCGGCACCCTGCCCAGCGTGTTCCACCGCCTGGTAGAGGTGGTCAACGACCCGCGCAGTTCCGCCGCCGACGCGGCAGAAATCATTTCCAAGGACACCGACCTTTCCGCGCGGCTGCTGCGCATCGCCAACAGCGCCTACTACGGGCTGCGGGCGCGCATAGAAACCATCACCCGCGCCGTGTCCATCATCGGCACCAACCAGCTGGTCTCGCTGGCCATGGGGGTCAGCGTGGTGACGGCCTTCCGGGGGGTGCCGCAGGATCTCGTGGACATGCGCGCCTTCTGGACGCACTCCATCGCCTGCGGCGTGGCCGCGCGCATCCTGGCCGGGCTGCACCGCATGAGCAACAGCGAACGATTCTTCGTGGCCGGGCTGCTGCACGATCTGGGGCGGCTGGCCATCTACGGGCAACTGCCCGACCACGGGCGGCTGCTGCTGGCGGAGGCCCGGACGCGCGGCGCCACGGTGCGCTCGCTGGAACGCGACATAGTCGGCTTCACCCATGACGAAATGGGCGGGGCCATCCTGCGACAATGGAAATGCCCGGTCTCGCTGGAACGCAACGTCCAGCGGCACCACACCCCCGAAAGCGCGAGCGGCAGCTGCGAACCGGCCATCATGGCCGTGGCCGACCTGCTGGCCAACGCCCTGGGCTACGGCACCAGCGGCGAGGTGCTGGTACCGCCCCTGACCGACGAAGGCTGGGCCGCCCTGGCCCTGCCCCCCGGCGCGGTGGTGCAGACGGCCAACCAGATGGAATATCAGGTGCTCGAAATCATCAGGTTCCTGGAAACGCATGACTAG